The following DNA comes from Lucilia cuprina isolate Lc7/37 unplaced genomic scaffold, ASM2204524v1 Scaffold_2384, whole genome shotgun sequence.
tttataaaatacaaaaatttccaataaactaattaatttataatataatttattttacaaaatgtctCTAGGTCGGTATACTTTCAACTTTGGCGGTCTCACAAGGAATGAATTAAAAAGATCAATTGGTAATTGTAAatgaaattgtgaaaaataactccaaaaaaatataaaaacaatttcattgatAACATATGATGAgttaacagaaaaaataatgaaaaagtgtGAATGAAACAGAATatgcatatataaaaaatgaccTTTAAAAGGATATATGTACATTTCATTCAAGAAACGAAGAATCGATAAAAATGTTCTTGACAATTAAgagaacttaaatttaagaGAAAGAGTTATTCCGAAAAGAAGTTAACTTACATGTGTGATCACAATTTTAGCATAGCCGTCACAAAACAGaagattttgaattaaaaattaatttttatatgaaaaatattctgGAAACGGTTAAATTAAGAAGGAGGTTAGAGTTGGTGTGATTTTTGCAGATCCTTAGCATGATAAACTCCGACGTCTTTACCATTCATATCTACTATCTTATAATTGCAATAAcctattttctttaagattttcgattttaaaaattttggagcTAATTTGGCGTTATAGGCTAATGCTTTATTGCTAAGAGAAAAATTACGTCTATATACTATTTCACCTTCAAAAAAGTTATTTGGTCTAGTCTTCATGTCATAAACCCTTTTATTAGTTTCATAAGCTTTCTGCAAATTTTGTTGAACTTTCTCtcgaataaaatgtaatttgtcCGAGTTATCTAAGGTATCTAAACCTTCTTCTAGTACATCTAGCTTTTTAAAGAGTTCATAAGATTTGGCATGTGTAACCATTTGCTgtccaaataaaacaaaataggGTGAGAATCCTAAAGAACTGTGGTAGGAACTTCGCAACGCTACTCCAATCTGACCAAGATTCGTATCCCAACATCTATGATCTTTGCCCAAATATGATCTTATCCCTGATATTATTGACCTATTTACCCTTTCTGAACTGTTGGCTTGAGGAGAGTAAATGGCGGTAAACATGTGCTTTACATCATATTTAGtcaaaaaactttcaaattgtGATGAACGAAACTGGGAGCCGTTGTCTGTTACAACGGTTTCGGGCACTCCAAACAAATGGAAAACACTA
Coding sequences within:
- the LOC124421132 gene encoding uncharacterized protein LOC124421132, with the translated sequence MVTHAKSYELFKKLDVLEEGLDTLDNSDKLHFIREKVQQNLQKAYETNKRVYDMKTRPNNFFEGEIVYRRNFSLSNKALAYNAKLAPKFLKSKILKKIGYCNYKIVDMNGKDVGVYHAKDLQKSHQL